CGCCGGTAGATTGGCCGGCACGCCACCCATGCCGAGCGATCCATGATCCGCCTGAACGACTCCGCCCCGGACGACTTCCTGGACGAGGCCTTCCCCCTGGGCGACGGCACCGCCGGCACCGGCGCCACCGTGCGCTGCCCGTACTGCTGGGAGCCCAACGACATCGCCCTGGACCCGGGGAGCGGCAC
This genomic window from Longimicrobiaceae bacterium contains:
- a CDS encoding CPXCG motif-containing cysteine-rich protein, which produces MIRLNDSAPDDFLDEAFPLGDGTAGTGATVRCPYCWEPNDIALDPGSGTLQEYVEDCQVCCRPWTVRVAYGEDGSAEVVVDAADEA